AACAAAATATATCCGTAATAAAATGAAATCTACCATTCCGATCATTGCCTTAACTGCTGATGTAACTACCGTAGATGTAGGAAAATGTAAAGCTGCTGGAATGAACGATTATATTACTAAACCGATAGATGAGAAATTACTCTATACTAAAATAACTGAGTTGGTTAAAAAATCGCCTACCATAGACCTACATGCATAAAAGTACAGCGAGAAAAGAAAAAGCCTCTAAATCCTTTAACTGAAGCGGCTATAATTACTGAACGCAACCAACTTACCAATAAGCGAATTTAATTTTTGTACCCGGAATGGGACTCGAACCCATACACTTGCGCACACGCCCCTCAAACGTGCTTGTCTACCAATTCCAACACCCGGGCAAAATTGTATTCGATAAGGGATTGCAAAAATAAAAATTTTCCGCACAAGCACTCGAAAAATTATTTTTTTAAATCCTTATTTACATATTCCAAAACTGCTTTATAATACGCATCCGCTACTTGCGCGATGCGTGGAGAAGTTGGAACGCCGTCCACATCCAAAGTTTTCTCGTTTAGCAAAACGCATTCGCGGACATTGTCTTGATACAAGGTTTCGCCATAAACAATCGTTCCTTTTACCAAACGCGCAAGCATTAAATCACGCAAATAAACACCTTTCTCATTTGTATAAATACTATTTTTAGTGAGGTATTCGGCGTCTTCTGGTTTCGCGATGGGAATATCTAAATCCGAATGAAAATGATTTTCTGTGATTTTCGACAAAGCGATGGAATGTTCCAAATCATCGGTTAAAAGCAAACGCAAAAAAGCAATTTGTTGAAATTTATTTTCCAATGCACTTCCCGTAAAACAAGCTCCAGCAAAGGTCATACAGAAATCTTTTTTCGTTGGATATTGCCAACCTTTATTTTTTTCGTCTACATTGTAATGAATAATTACGGAAATATCTGGCTGAAAATCATTCATTTTTTTCGCCCTTTGTTCTAAATCCAGCGGACTAAAAAAAGCGAAACGTTCTTTTTCATTTTTGGTGGCGAGCAAAAATTTTTTTTTCGAAAGACTTATTTTTTTTTCGTTGTATAAATTTTCGGCGAGTGGTTTCAAAAAATTATTTTTCCACTCTGCATAACTTATGTCGAAAGCCGTCATCCCCGGCGCATTTTTGGTAAGCATCACCACCGCGCCTTGCGCTTCCAATTTTTGTTTTAACAAATATGCCGTCGAAAAAGTTTCGTTGCCTTCAATCAATTGAATTGCGTTTTTTCCTGAATCGGAATTCATTTCTAAACAACGACTTTCGGTGCGTGCCATTTCAATCGGCCCGCCAATATGTCCGGGATCTATCGCGATTTTTAAGCCATTTAATTTTTTATTGGATGTTGGAAAAAAAGTTGATTTTATTTCTTCGATTTTGTTGTCCGAAAAAATATTTTTTGAAAAATAATTTGTTCCTTTTTCCGATAAAATTTGTTCTACTTGTTTATCGGAAAAGGATTTGAAAAGAATTTTTAAGGTATCTAATTCATTCCAATAAATAGTAAATTCGGGATGATGTACAGATTTTTGATTGGCATCGGCATACATCGAGACACCTTTTTCATCCACAGAAAAATAATTTTCTGAAGCCTTATTTTTTTCTAAAAAAGTAGTTGCTTTTTGGTGATATTTTTTCGCCAATTTAATTTGCGCCGAAACACCACAGGAAGAAATTATCCACAAAAAAAGACTTGAAAAAATAATTTTTCGCAATTTGTTTATTGAAAAAAATTAACGGACAATTGAAACTTTTCCAGTGTATTGATGCACGTTTCCTAATACATCTTTCACAATAATTTTCCAAACGTACACATCTTCTTGTGCAACGCTGCTCCCATTGTTGGCATGTCCATTCCAACCTTTCGTAATATCATTTGTTTGATAGACTAAGCTTCCCCAACGATCAAAAATATACATTTGAAAGCCATCCGGATTTAATCCGAAACCTTGTGGTAAAAAAACATCGTTCAAACCATCGCCATTTGGCGTAAAAGCATTCGGTACATAAATCGCCCAATCTGGTTGGATAACTAAACAATATTCATTGGATGCATAGCATGAATCGGTGTTCATCACCGTTAATTTAACGCAATATGTTCCCGTATCTTGATAGGTGTGCGTCGGGTTTCTCAAATTA
Above is a genomic segment from Bacteroidia bacterium containing:
- a CDS encoding response regulator; translated protein: TKYIRNKMKSTIPIIALTADVTTVDVGKCKAAGMNDYITKPIDEKLLYTKITELVKKSPTIDLHA
- a CDS encoding N-acetylmuramoyl-L-alanine amidase codes for the protein MWIISSCGVSAQIKLAKKYHQKATTFLEKNKASENYFSVDEKGVSMYADANQKSVHHPEFTIYWNELDTLKILFKSFSDKQVEQILSEKGTNYFSKNIFSDNKIEEIKSTFFPTSNKKLNGLKIAIDPGHIGGPIEMARTESRCLEMNSDSGKNAIQLIEGNETFSTAYLLKQKLEAQGAVVMLTKNAPGMTAFDISYAEWKNNFLKPLAENLYNEKKISLSKKKFLLATKNEKERFAFFSPLDLEQRAKKMNDFQPDISVIIHYNVDEKNKGWQYPTKKDFCMTFAGACFTGSALENKFQQIAFLRLLLTDDLEHSIALSKITENHFHSDLDIPIAKPEDAEYLTKNSIYTNEKGVYLRDLMLARLVKGTIVYGETLYQDNVRECVLLNEKTLDVDGVPTSPRIAQVADAYYKAVLEYVNKDLKK